The following proteins come from a genomic window of Hymenobacter canadensis:
- a CDS encoding energy transducer TonB, whose protein sequence is MKRILFALWLTGSSAAYAQQAPAGAQSLNAYFSAQPGNHSSAGFGSGYQLRTDTVAGPNGAGIIRRYYASGQQQEELPCQNLSKQELHGTHTRWFENGQVQAVDHFVNDQRHGQLLTYYPNGTLRRREDYAHGQSVKAECFGPDGQPVAFFNYIQFPEYAGGLSVLLQTIGSRTRYPKEAIRHDEHGKVLVDFVIDRNGTVQQARVRQHVSPLLDAEALRVVNSLRSWTPGRLDGEPVDVFFTLPVTFALR, encoded by the coding sequence GTGAAACGAATCCTATTTGCCCTGTGGCTGACGGGCAGCAGCGCTGCCTATGCCCAGCAGGCCCCGGCCGGAGCCCAAAGTCTTAACGCTTACTTCAGCGCCCAGCCCGGCAACCATAGCAGCGCGGGCTTTGGCAGCGGCTACCAGCTGCGCACCGATACGGTGGCCGGCCCGAACGGTGCCGGCATCATCCGGCGCTACTACGCCAGCGGGCAGCAGCAGGAAGAGCTGCCCTGCCAGAATCTCAGTAAGCAGGAGCTGCACGGCACCCATACCCGCTGGTTTGAAAACGGCCAAGTGCAGGCCGTGGACCATTTCGTAAACGACCAGCGTCACGGCCAGCTCCTGACCTACTATCCCAACGGGACACTGCGCCGCCGGGAAGACTATGCGCACGGCCAGTCCGTGAAAGCCGAGTGCTTCGGGCCCGATGGTCAGCCGGTGGCCTTTTTCAATTACATCCAGTTCCCGGAATATGCTGGCGGCCTATCTGTGCTGCTGCAAACCATCGGCAGCCGCACCCGCTACCCCAAGGAAGCGATACGCCACGATGAGCACGGGAAGGTGCTGGTCGATTTTGTGATTGATCGGAACGGCACCGTGCAGCAGGCCCGGGTGCGCCAGCATGTAAGCCCGCTGCTTGACGCTGAAGCCCTGCGCGTAGTGAACAGCCTCCGCAGCTGGACACCCGGCCGCCTCGACGGAGAGCCGGTAGACGTGTTTTTCACGCTGCCGGTGACGTTTGCCCTTCGCTGA
- a CDS encoding LIC11966 family surface protein, which yields MRISTLAAAILLAAVSTTASGQAFTDPGAYNNAIVAEQLIMQKKNLRYISKAAHSENERKIEARRQDVVAQNKASLAKISHMPGYEGNTEFRDRAKAAFQQMLDVYAADYKQVNSLAANRTQSLEAMQRYFDAVEAAEQKLEVAGDSVEAAQKRFAGRYKMTMSEDAEARKMSAVIRQVSEVNTYQHKVFLAFFRVEKANAKLTDGLNAQNAADFEAARVLLAAETDKALAELNAVPAFRGKDTQYRDATRDYAKFYLIWSANQFKKMTELIENKDKLTKVDVDTFNGYIKAYNAQNSKLMDAYNRAANNFQAAYIPVFND from the coding sequence ATGCGCATTTCTACCCTTGCTGCGGCCATCCTGTTGGCGGCCGTTTCCACCACCGCTTCCGGGCAGGCCTTCACCGACCCCGGCGCCTACAACAACGCCATTGTGGCCGAACAGCTGATCATGCAGAAGAAAAACCTGCGCTACATCAGCAAGGCTGCCCACAGCGAAAACGAGCGTAAGATTGAGGCCCGCCGCCAGGATGTGGTAGCCCAGAACAAAGCCTCGCTGGCTAAAATCTCGCACATGCCCGGCTACGAGGGCAACACCGAGTTCCGCGACCGGGCCAAAGCCGCATTTCAGCAGATGCTGGACGTATATGCCGCCGATTATAAGCAGGTGAACTCGCTGGCCGCCAACCGCACGCAGAGCCTGGAGGCCATGCAGCGCTACTTCGACGCCGTGGAGGCCGCCGAGCAGAAGCTGGAAGTGGCCGGCGACAGTGTAGAAGCCGCGCAGAAGCGCTTTGCGGGGCGCTACAAAATGACCATGAGCGAAGACGCCGAAGCCCGCAAGATGAGCGCCGTCATCCGGCAGGTGTCGGAGGTGAACACCTACCAGCACAAGGTATTTCTGGCGTTCTTCCGGGTGGAAAAGGCCAACGCCAAGCTCACCGATGGCCTCAATGCCCAGAACGCCGCCGACTTCGAGGCCGCCCGCGTGCTGCTGGCCGCCGAAACCGACAAGGCCCTGGCCGAGCTCAACGCCGTGCCCGCCTTCCGCGGCAAAGACACTCAGTACCGCGACGCCACCCGCGACTACGCCAAGTTCTACCTGATCTGGAGCGCCAACCAGTTCAAAAAGATGACCGAGCTCATCGAGAACAAAGACAAGCTCACCAAAGTGGACGTGGATACCTTCAACGGCTACATTAAGGCCTATAACGCTCAGAACAGCAAGCTGATGGACGCCTACAATCGCGCCGCCAACAACTTCCAGGCCGCCTACATCCCAGTCTTCAACGACTAG
- a CDS encoding 2-isopropylmalate synthase, producing the protein MATQQIHIFDTTLRDGEQVPGCKLNKDEKLLIARQLEQLGVDVIEAGFPVSSPGDFAAVQAIAAQTREATVCGLSRAVENDIRIAAEALRPARYPRIHTGIGTSDVHIQHKLCTTRADVLARAVAAVQLAKSFVEDVEFYAEDAGRTDNEFLARVCEAAIRAGATVLNIPDTTGYCLPEEYGAKIRYLHENVRGIHTVRLSTHCHNDLGLATANSVAGVMNGARQIECTINGVGERAGNTALEEVVMILRQHPYLGLETRINTRLLAETSAMVSHLMTMPVQPNKAIVGANAFSHSSGIHQDGIIKHRETYEIIDPREVGVADSSIVLTARSGRAALAYRLQKLGYDFEKTALNHAYACFLTLADRKREVVDQDLHELVEQEKLIIIG; encoded by the coding sequence ATGGCAACCCAGCAAATTCACATCTTCGATACCACGCTCCGCGACGGCGAACAGGTGCCGGGGTGCAAGCTAAACAAGGACGAGAAGCTTCTCATTGCCCGGCAGCTGGAGCAGCTCGGCGTCGACGTCATCGAGGCCGGCTTCCCGGTATCCAGCCCCGGCGACTTTGCCGCCGTGCAGGCCATTGCCGCCCAGACCCGCGAGGCCACCGTCTGCGGCCTCTCCCGCGCCGTGGAAAACGACATCCGCATAGCCGCCGAGGCCCTGCGGCCGGCCCGCTATCCGCGCATCCACACCGGCATCGGCACCTCCGACGTGCACATTCAGCACAAGCTCTGCACCACCCGCGCCGACGTGCTGGCCCGCGCCGTGGCTGCCGTGCAGCTCGCCAAGAGCTTCGTGGAAGACGTGGAGTTCTACGCCGAGGACGCCGGCCGCACCGACAACGAGTTCCTGGCCCGCGTGTGCGAGGCCGCCATCCGGGCCGGCGCCACCGTGCTCAACATCCCCGACACCACCGGCTACTGCCTGCCCGAGGAATACGGCGCTAAAATCAGGTACCTGCACGAAAACGTGCGCGGCATCCATACCGTGCGCCTCTCCACGCACTGCCACAACGACCTGGGTTTGGCCACCGCCAACTCCGTAGCGGGCGTGATGAACGGCGCCCGCCAGATTGAGTGCACCATAAACGGGGTGGGGGAGCGGGCCGGCAACACGGCCCTGGAGGAAGTGGTGATGATTCTGCGCCAGCACCCTTACCTCGGCCTCGAAACCCGCATCAACACCCGCCTGCTGGCCGAAACCTCGGCCATGGTCTCGCACCTGATGACCATGCCCGTGCAGCCCAACAAGGCCATTGTGGGCGCCAACGCCTTTTCGCACAGCAGCGGCATCCACCAGGACGGCATCATCAAGCACCGCGAAACCTACGAAATCATCGACCCGCGCGAGGTGGGCGTGGCCGATTCGTCCATCGTGCTGACGGCCCGCTCCGGCCGCGCCGCCCTGGCCTACCGCCTCCAGAAACTGGGCTACGATTTCGAGAAAACCGCCCTAAACCATGCTTATGCCTGCTTTCTGACCCTGGCTGACCGCAAGCGCGAAGTGGTAGACCAGGATTTGCACGAGCTGGTGGAACAGGAAAAACTGATAATCATCGGCTAG
- the leuD gene encoding 3-isopropylmalate dehydratase small subunit, with amino-acid sequence MEKFQTLHSAAVPLPLENIDTDQIIPARFLKATTREGFGENLFCDWRRNTDGSPKPDFVLNDPKYSGRILLAGKNFGCGSSREHAAWALYDAGFRVVISSYFADIFRGNALNTGLLPLQMTDAELARLFALVAQDADMQFVVNLPEQTLHVPATNDSVHFDLDAYKKECLINGYDDIDYLVSQKPAIEAYEQTRIWNC; translated from the coding sequence ATGGAAAAATTCCAGACCCTGCATTCCGCCGCCGTGCCGCTGCCGCTCGAGAACATCGATACGGACCAGATTATTCCGGCCCGCTTTCTGAAGGCGACTACGCGCGAAGGCTTCGGCGAGAACCTTTTCTGCGACTGGCGGCGCAATACAGACGGCTCGCCCAAGCCCGATTTCGTTCTCAACGACCCGAAATACAGCGGCCGGATACTGCTGGCCGGCAAGAACTTCGGCTGCGGCTCCAGCCGGGAGCACGCCGCCTGGGCTCTCTACGATGCCGGGTTTCGGGTGGTGATTTCCAGCTACTTCGCCGACATCTTCCGCGGCAACGCGCTGAACACCGGCCTGTTGCCGCTGCAGATGACTGATGCGGAGCTGGCCCGCCTGTTTGCGCTGGTGGCGCAGGATGCTGATATGCAATTCGTAGTGAACCTGCCCGAGCAGACCCTGCATGTGCCCGCCACCAACGACAGCGTGCACTTCGACCTCGACGCCTATAAAAAAGAGTGCCTGATCAACGGCTACGACGACATCGACTATCTGGTAAGCCAGAAGCCGGCCATCGAAGCTTACGAACAAACCCGAATCTGGAACTGCTAA
- a CDS encoding tetratricopeptide repeat protein yields MPNKSQEPVFQLIKSLTRSEKRHFRLSTSRAGATDDLKFLLLFDALDALDTYDDTLVLAQVPSLRRVQLANLKANLYRQVLSSLRVYHAGQNPDIQLHEQLDYARVLYNKGFYQQALRMLDKVKQAARQAEMPHIVLLALDFEKLIESQYITRSLEGRAETLTAEATDTVAHLTKMHALSNASLRLYGLYLKAGHARNRTDHEQITAFFRTHLPPHEDQQGNFFEKLYFYQAHVWYHTLDQDFRAGYRYAQKWVDLFEQAPHMKDLQAMLYIKGLHNLLASLYNLLYYSKFIQVLRTLEEFAASQTRRSSPNTEILLFQYLYTNRINAYFLEGRFTAGLDMVPELLEQLERYKPQLDMHRTLVFYYKIASLYFGSGRYEKAIEYLSLIIQHKDQSLREDLQCFARILSLIAHYEAGDDASLDYQIRSVYHFLGKMNDQQPMQVEIFRFLRTVGSIAPQQVREAFAQLRHQLTAIAARPYESRPFLYLDIISWLDSKIEGVPVQEIMQRKFRLMK; encoded by the coding sequence ATGCCTAACAAAAGCCAGGAGCCGGTATTTCAGCTGATCAAGAGCCTGACGAGGTCGGAGAAGCGCCATTTCCGGCTGTCCACCAGCCGGGCCGGCGCCACCGACGACCTGAAGTTTCTGCTGCTGTTCGACGCCCTCGACGCCCTGGACACCTACGACGACACGCTGGTGCTGGCGCAGGTGCCCAGCCTACGGCGCGTGCAGCTGGCCAACCTCAAGGCCAACCTTTACCGGCAGGTACTCTCCAGCCTGCGCGTGTACCACGCCGGCCAGAACCCCGACATTCAGCTCCACGAGCAGCTCGACTACGCCCGGGTGCTCTACAACAAGGGCTTCTACCAGCAGGCCCTCCGCATGCTCGACAAGGTGAAACAGGCCGCCCGGCAGGCCGAGATGCCGCACATTGTGCTGCTGGCCCTGGATTTCGAGAAGCTCATCGAAAGCCAGTACATCACGCGCAGCCTGGAAGGCCGGGCCGAAACCCTTACGGCCGAGGCCACCGACACGGTAGCGCACCTAACCAAAATGCACGCCCTGAGTAACGCCTCTCTGCGCCTCTACGGCCTCTACCTGAAGGCCGGCCACGCCCGCAACCGCACTGACCACGAGCAGATAACGGCCTTTTTCCGCACGCACCTGCCCCCGCACGAAGACCAGCAGGGCAACTTTTTCGAGAAGCTCTACTTCTACCAGGCCCACGTCTGGTACCACACCCTCGACCAGGACTTCCGGGCCGGCTACCGCTATGCCCAGAAGTGGGTGGATTTGTTTGAGCAGGCCCCCCACATGAAGGACCTGCAGGCCATGCTTTACATCAAGGGCCTACACAACCTGCTGGCCTCGCTTTACAACCTACTGTACTACAGCAAGTTCATTCAGGTATTGCGCACGCTGGAGGAGTTTGCCGCCAGCCAGACCCGACGCAGCAGCCCCAACACCGAAATTCTGCTGTTTCAGTACCTCTACACCAACCGCATCAACGCCTACTTCCTCGAAGGGCGCTTCACGGCCGGGCTCGACATGGTGCCGGAGCTGCTGGAGCAGTTGGAGCGCTACAAGCCCCAGCTGGACATGCACCGCACGCTAGTGTTCTACTACAAAATCGCCAGCCTGTATTTCGGTAGCGGCCGCTACGAGAAGGCCATCGAGTACCTGAGCCTGATCATCCAGCACAAAGACCAGAGCCTGCGCGAAGACCTGCAGTGCTTTGCCCGCATTCTGAGCCTGATTGCCCACTACGAAGCCGGCGACGACGCCAGCCTCGACTACCAGATCCGGTCGGTGTACCATTTCCTGGGCAAGATGAACGACCAGCAGCCCATGCAGGTGGAGATTTTCCGGTTTCTGCGCACCGTGGGCAGCATCGCGCCGCAGCAGGTGCGGGAGGCCTTCGCGCAGCTCCGCCACCAGCTCACGGCCATTGCCGCCCGCCCCTACGAAAGCCGCCCGTTTCTGTACCTCGACATCATTTCGTGGCTGGACAGCAAGATTGAGGGCGTGCCGGTGCAGGAAATCATGCAGCGCAAGTTCCGGCTGATGAAGTAG
- the leuC gene encoding 3-isopropylmalate dehydratase large subunit, which yields MAKSLFDKIWEAHVVKAAPGGLDVVYVDRHLIHEVTSPQAFDELQARGLPLFRPARILATADHNVPTRNQHLPIEEPLSRSQVDTLTANCTKYGVELYGLGHARQGIVHVIGPELGLTLPGTTIVCGDSHTSTHGAFGAVAFGIGTSQVAQVMATQCLLLSRPQRMRITVDGELRPGVTAKDLILYVISQLGTGGATGYFVEYAGSAVRALSMEGRMTVCNMSIEMGARGGLIAPDETTFAYVQGRPYAPKEAAWDQAVAYWQTLYSDDDAVFEAEHHFAAADIPPMITYGTNPGMGIALTGRIPGEVPAGEAESFDKALQYMGFQRGESLLGKQINYVFIGSCTNSRIEDLRAVAAYVRGKQKAGHVEAIIVPGSRQVKQQAIAEGLDKVLAAAGFELREPGCSACLAMNEDKIPAGTYCVATSNRNFEGRQGPGSRTLLASPLVAAITAVQGKIVDITQYLN from the coding sequence ATGGCCAAGTCCTTATTCGATAAAATCTGGGAGGCGCACGTGGTGAAAGCCGCGCCCGGCGGCCTGGACGTCGTGTACGTTGACCGCCACCTCATTCACGAGGTGACCAGCCCGCAGGCCTTCGACGAGCTGCAGGCCCGCGGCCTGCCGCTGTTCCGTCCGGCGCGCATCCTGGCCACCGCCGACCACAACGTGCCCACCCGCAACCAGCACCTGCCCATTGAGGAGCCGCTGAGCCGCTCGCAGGTGGACACGCTGACCGCGAACTGCACCAAATACGGTGTGGAGCTCTACGGCCTGGGCCACGCCCGCCAGGGCATCGTGCACGTTATCGGGCCGGAGCTGGGGCTCACGCTGCCCGGCACCACCATCGTGTGCGGCGACAGCCACACCTCAACCCACGGCGCGTTTGGGGCGGTGGCCTTTGGCATCGGTACCAGCCAGGTGGCCCAGGTGATGGCCACTCAGTGCCTGCTGCTGAGCCGGCCACAACGCATGCGCATCACCGTGGACGGCGAGCTGCGGCCCGGCGTCACAGCCAAAGACCTGATTCTGTATGTGATTTCACAGCTTGGCACCGGCGGGGCCACCGGCTACTTCGTGGAGTACGCCGGCAGCGCCGTGCGCGCTCTGAGCATGGAAGGCCGCATGACGGTCTGCAACATGAGCATCGAAATGGGCGCCCGCGGCGGCCTGATTGCACCCGACGAAACGACGTTTGCCTACGTGCAGGGCCGGCCATACGCCCCAAAGGAAGCTGCCTGGGACCAGGCCGTGGCCTACTGGCAAACCCTGTATTCCGACGACGACGCGGTATTTGAGGCCGAGCACCATTTTGCGGCGGCCGATATTCCGCCGATGATAACCTACGGCACCAACCCTGGGATGGGCATCGCCCTGACCGGCCGTATCCCCGGCGAGGTGCCGGCCGGCGAGGCCGAAAGCTTCGACAAGGCGCTGCAGTACATGGGCTTTCAGCGCGGCGAATCGCTGCTGGGCAAGCAAATCAACTACGTATTCATCGGCAGCTGCACCAACTCGCGCATCGAGGATCTGCGGGCGGTGGCGGCCTACGTGCGGGGCAAGCAGAAGGCCGGGCACGTCGAGGCCATCATCGTGCCCGGCTCCAGGCAAGTGAAGCAGCAGGCCATTGCCGAGGGCCTGGATAAGGTGCTTGCCGCCGCCGGCTTCGAGCTGCGCGAGCCCGGCTGCAGCGCCTGCCTGGCCATGAACGAGGACAAAATCCCGGCCGGCACTTACTGCGTGGCCACCTCCAACCGCAACTTCGAAGGCCGCCAGGGCCCCGGCTCTCGCACGCTGCTGGCGAGTCCGCTGGTGGCGGCAATTACGGCGGTGCAGGGTAAGATTGTGGACATCACGCAGTATTTGAATTGA
- a CDS encoding TlpA disulfide reductase family protein: MQYFIRIVALASLVAASTEAVAQQPRRPAPNYQVRGQLTNAPAGTRVLLIDDQTGQAMPIDSARTDAKGRFQLRGTVAGPGVYSLRVAGQRRTTDVALAPGSQLQLRADATQLRGTSDITGTPEAAELARMHQEQFRLMAHIDTLVQRRAVTTDTAALRRIGQEWDATFGAFRAAAQRVAGQASYVAPYVAATFLSGTDAPAEVAFLDSATTRYVRQWPASPHTQQLQRYQSMRQTTAVGRLAPEILLPTPAGAPLALSSLRGKYVLIDFWASWCGPCRQENPALVRTYQQFRGKGFEIYGVSVDSKKEAWLAAMQKDGLPWPQVRDEPSDTSVASTAYNIYKFPSSFLLDPQGRIIAKDLRGEDLTKKLAELMP; this comes from the coding sequence ATGCAGTATTTCATTCGAATAGTGGCGCTGGCCTCCCTGGTGGCAGCGTCTACTGAAGCCGTTGCACAGCAGCCCCGCCGCCCGGCTCCCAATTATCAGGTGCGTGGCCAGCTCACCAACGCCCCGGCTGGTACGCGGGTGCTTCTCATCGACGACCAAACCGGGCAAGCCATGCCGATAGACTCGGCCCGAACGGATGCGAAAGGCCGTTTCCAGCTGCGAGGCACGGTAGCGGGCCCGGGGGTATATAGCCTGCGGGTAGCCGGCCAGCGCCGGACCACCGACGTAGCCCTGGCGCCCGGCAGCCAGTTGCAGCTGCGTGCCGACGCCACCCAGCTCCGGGGCACCAGCGATATTACAGGCACCCCGGAAGCGGCCGAACTGGCTCGCATGCACCAGGAGCAGTTCCGCCTGATGGCTCACATCGACACATTGGTGCAACGCCGTGCCGTCACCACCGATACAGCCGCCCTCCGCCGCATTGGGCAGGAGTGGGATGCTACGTTTGGGGCGTTCAGGGCGGCCGCCCAGCGCGTGGCCGGGCAGGCGTCGTACGTGGCACCCTACGTGGCGGCCACCTTCCTGAGTGGCACTGATGCCCCGGCCGAAGTAGCGTTCCTGGATTCGGCCACCACCCGCTACGTGCGGCAGTGGCCGGCGTCGCCCCACACGCAGCAACTGCAGCGCTACCAAAGCATGCGCCAAACCACGGCCGTTGGTCGATTGGCGCCTGAAATTCTGCTGCCAACGCCAGCAGGCGCGCCGTTGGCCCTCAGCAGTCTGCGCGGCAAGTACGTGCTGATTGACTTCTGGGCCAGCTGGTGCGGCCCCTGCCGGCAGGAAAACCCCGCGTTGGTACGCACCTATCAGCAGTTTCGGGGTAAAGGCTTTGAGATATATGGCGTGTCGGTCGACAGTAAAAAAGAAGCCTGGCTGGCTGCCATGCAGAAAGATGGCCTGCCGTGGCCGCAGGTGCGCGACGAGCCCTCCGACACCAGCGTGGCCAGCACAGCGTATAACATCTACAAGTTTCCTTCGTCGTTTTTGCTTGACCCGCAGGGCCGCATTATTGCCAAAGACCTGCGCGGCGAAGACCTGACCAAAAAGCTGGCAGAACTGATGCCTTGA
- the gatB gene encoding Asp-tRNA(Asn)/Glu-tRNA(Gln) amidotransferase subunit GatB — translation MDDSIKSKYQPVIGLEVHAQLLTRSKMYSSDENEYGALPNNNLSVITLGHPGTLPKVNYSAVEFAMKMGLATNCHIRRDNLFARKNYFYPDLPKGYQITQDKTPICHDGHVDIRLADGSVKKIGVTRIHMEEDAGKSMHLAGEVETLVDLNRAGVPLIEIVSEPDIRNAEEAYAYLAEIKKLVEYLGICDGNMEEGSLRCDANISVMRKDATQFGVKVEVKNMNSFRNVQRAIEYEIERQIALVEAGEIIDSETRGFDAQTGTTNGQRSKETMNDYRYFPEPDLPPVIISDEWLHRVQSELPALPSQLYARFTGELGLSDYDATVLTAEKEVALFFDELTRLTSNAKAAANWVTGPVKAYLNERALTLDQFPLTTQHLADIIQLIDDNKVGQSVASKQLFPFLLDNPTHTAAAAAEAQGLLQQSDSGALEAMIQQVLDANPAKVAEYRAGKKSLTGMFMGELMKLTGGKADPKMANQLLRQKLDA, via the coding sequence ATGGACGACAGCATCAAATCCAAATACCAGCCCGTCATTGGCCTCGAAGTACACGCCCAGCTGCTCACGCGCAGCAAAATGTACTCCTCCGACGAAAACGAGTACGGCGCTTTGCCCAATAACAACCTGAGCGTCATCACGCTGGGCCACCCCGGCACGTTGCCCAAGGTGAACTACTCGGCCGTGGAGTTTGCCATGAAAATGGGTCTGGCTACCAACTGCCACATCCGCCGCGACAACCTGTTTGCGCGCAAAAACTACTTCTACCCCGACCTGCCGAAGGGCTACCAAATCACCCAGGACAAAACCCCGATCTGCCACGATGGCCACGTCGATATCCGGCTGGCGGATGGCTCGGTGAAGAAAATCGGGGTGACGCGCATCCACATGGAGGAGGACGCGGGCAAGAGCATGCACCTGGCCGGCGAGGTGGAAACCCTCGTGGACTTGAACCGGGCCGGCGTGCCGCTCATCGAAATCGTGAGTGAGCCCGACATCCGGAACGCCGAGGAAGCCTACGCCTACCTGGCCGAAATCAAGAAGCTGGTGGAGTACCTGGGCATCTGCGACGGCAACATGGAGGAAGGCTCTTTGCGCTGCGACGCCAATATTTCGGTGATGCGCAAGGATGCCACCCAGTTCGGCGTGAAGGTGGAGGTGAAAAACATGAACTCCTTCCGCAACGTGCAGCGGGCCATCGAGTACGAAATTGAGCGTCAGATTGCGCTGGTGGAAGCCGGCGAAATCATCGACAGCGAAACCCGCGGTTTCGACGCGCAGACCGGTACCACCAACGGCCAGCGCAGCAAGGAAACCATGAACGACTACCGGTACTTCCCGGAGCCCGACCTGCCGCCGGTCATCATTTCCGACGAGTGGCTGCACCGCGTGCAGAGCGAGCTGCCGGCCCTGCCGTCGCAGCTCTACGCCCGTTTCACCGGCGAGCTGGGCCTCTCCGACTACGATGCTACGGTGCTCACGGCTGAGAAAGAAGTGGCCCTGTTCTTTGACGAGCTGACCCGCCTCACGTCCAACGCCAAAGCCGCCGCCAACTGGGTGACGGGCCCCGTGAAAGCCTACCTCAACGAGCGCGCCCTCACGCTGGACCAGTTCCCGCTCACCACCCAGCACCTGGCCGACATCATCCAGCTCATCGACGACAACAAAGTGGGCCAGTCGGTGGCCAGCAAGCAGCTGTTCCCGTTCCTGCTTGACAACCCCACGCACACCGCCGCCGCCGCCGCCGAGGCGCAGGGCCTGCTCCAGCAGTCGGATTCCGGCGCGCTGGAAGCTATGATTCAGCAGGTGCTTGACGCCAACCCGGCCAAGGTGGCTGAGTACCGCGCCGGCAAAAAGAGCCTGACGGGCATGTTTATGGGCGAGCTGATGAAGCTCACCGGCGGTAAAGCCGACCCCAAAATGGCCAACCAGCTGTTGCGCCAGAAACTCGACGCGTAA
- a CDS encoding TlpA disulfide reductase family protein, protein MLKMKSLLIVGAVLGMANACTKNTPPTAGTTDGTGYQLSGQLTNAPAGTKLYLAELGETQFISRDTATLDEKGNFRFTGTVPEPGLYQVKTTDQSQVLLALSNSSRVELSGDAQKLAETYTVKGSKDSELLQQLNRTMQQSKGQMSQLEARYNLNAAANRTDSMQAIEKMFYDAQARSTKSIKALVQQNPKSVVSAFVVANLINAEEQFGFVDSMTTQFKTTLPDSRYTKALVAKVEPMRSTAVGAAAPEISLLAPDGKPLPLSSLRGKYVLIDFWASWCGPCRRENPNVVRAYNKYKGKGFEIYGVSFDQDRGKWLKAIEADGLIWKHVSDLKGWESAAGQTYSVKSIPASVLLDPQGRIIGKNLRGEALEAKLASVLK, encoded by the coding sequence ATGCTGAAAATGAAGAGTCTGCTGATTGTTGGCGCTGTGCTGGGCATGGCCAATGCCTGCACCAAGAACACGCCGCCCACCGCCGGCACCACCGATGGCACCGGCTACCAGCTCAGCGGCCAGCTTACCAACGCCCCGGCCGGCACCAAGCTCTACCTGGCTGAGCTGGGCGAAACCCAGTTCATCTCGCGCGACACGGCTACCCTCGACGAAAAGGGCAATTTCCGCTTCACGGGCACCGTGCCCGAGCCCGGCCTCTACCAGGTGAAAACCACCGACCAGAGCCAGGTGCTGCTGGCCCTGAGCAACAGCAGCCGCGTGGAGCTGTCCGGCGACGCCCAGAAGCTGGCCGAAACTTACACCGTAAAGGGCTCCAAAGATTCAGAGTTGCTGCAGCAGCTCAACCGCACCATGCAGCAGTCGAAGGGCCAGATGAGCCAGCTGGAAGCGCGCTACAACCTGAACGCCGCCGCCAACCGCACCGACTCCATGCAGGCCATCGAGAAGATGTTCTACGACGCGCAGGCCCGCAGCACTAAGAGCATTAAGGCGCTGGTGCAGCAGAACCCCAAGTCGGTGGTGTCGGCCTTCGTGGTGGCCAACCTGATTAATGCAGAGGAGCAGTTCGGTTTCGTGGATTCCATGACCACGCAGTTCAAAACTACGCTGCCCGACTCGCGCTACACCAAGGCGCTGGTAGCCAAGGTTGAGCCCATGCGCAGCACGGCCGTAGGCGCCGCCGCTCCCGAAATCAGCCTGCTGGCCCCCGATGGCAAGCCGCTGCCGCTGAGCAGCCTGCGCGGCAAATATGTGCTGATTGACTTCTGGGCCAGCTGGTGCGGCCCCTGCCGTCGCGAAAACCCCAACGTGGTGCGCGCCTACAACAAGTACAAGGGCAAAGGCTTTGAAATCTATGGCGTGAGCTTCGACCAGGACCGCGGCAAGTGGCTGAAGGCCATCGAAGCCGATGGCCTCATCTGGAAGCACGTCTCGGACCTGAAAGGCTGGGAGTCGGCCGCCGGCCAGACCTACAGCGTCAAGTCCATTCCGGCCTCGGTGCTGCTCGACCCGCAGGGTCGCATCATCGGTAAAAACCTGCGCGGCGAAGCTCTGGAAGCCAAGCTGGCCTCTGTACTGAAGTAG